From the Bos javanicus breed banteng chromosome 7, ARS-OSU_banteng_1.0, whole genome shotgun sequence genome, the window TAAATTTCACTTAAGACAAATAAAAAgtatcagttggtaaagaatccacctgcaatgcaggagactccagtttgattcctgggtcaggaagatcccctggagaagggataggctacccactccacttctctaggaattccctggtgcctcagctggtgaagaatccacgtgcaatgcaggagacctgggttcagtccctgggttgggaagatcccctggagaagggaaaggctacccactccagtattctggcccagagaattccatggactgtatagtccacggggtcgcaaagagttggacacgacagagcgactctcacttcacttcagaaAGGATTTCTAACACAATATTAAATACTCCCCCTTCAGATCACAATTAAgtattcctattattttctctttctctataaaATGTCTCAaatttccccacctgtaaaattaAGGTAAATAACAGCTGTCttctatactacaaagttactgACAGAGTCAGTAACAATACAGAAACTAGAATTCAAAACCTTCATAGGGTTGTTAAGGGGTTTAAATAAGACGAATGCACACAAAGTTTTGAGCATACTGGTGacagaaaattacagaaaaaattattagaaaaaaagttcaaaacaTACAGGAAAGAATATGGataagatacattaaaaaaatctgatgtAGTTAACTTCATCATAACTTTTACAAAATATCTGACTAATCTGTATTTTGTTTCAGATCTCTAGAGACCAGATGTTAAGCGAGGCCTGCTGGGGAGCTTAGACTACTGAGAATTAGGCATTCTTAGTGTAATTGTTGCTACcgcttagttgctaaatcgttTCTGGTAATACCACTAACTAATCCTGTGCTGTTTCTCTAAACACTTTCCATAGGTctcatttcctcttctgaaaaagTAAGTGGGGGCTGTAAAAGAGCTCTTAAGTACCTTTAACTTCTAATCTAAAATCATCGTGCCTGACACGAAAGCAAGCTTTGAGAACTCGAGCCCTAAGCAACAACAGTGTTtacatattattttctatgtaccACCaactacattattttaaattactattttgtAAAAATACTGAACCTGGTTTCATTCTTGTCTTACACTTGACAGTGTACAAAGAATCAATTttagttttccattcccttccccaggtgcCTCATTCACTAAAATAATAAGTTAAGAGGATTGTAGGATTTTAGAGACAGAAGTacataaatgttttgaaaataattcatgtataattgtaaggaaaatatttttactctAAAACACCTGATTATTCAAGGTCACAGATCAGTTCAGCTCAGCATTAGAGCGTGAGTTTCCTCATTTTTAGTCTATCTCTTTCTACTACTTCTACTATTAAGTAACGGAATTGTCTGGAAGggatttgaagttttttttttaatccaccaaATTCGCAGTTTATGTTATCTTAAAATTAAGGAAACCCTTATCTCCaataattacaaaacaaaaacacaaaacattaaaacaataataaagtaaAACAGTGTCTACAGCAAACAGGGAGAGCTTTAATGTTCAACATGTGACAATCATAAGGTCATAAGTCACACATTGCCCCAACCAGCATGAAATAATAAATCGTGTACTAAATTAAATGTCATTTCACAACAGCTTTAAAAAATTGGCTATCAAATATACTTTCATAATAGCCACAGCTAAATATTAAGGACAATTATGAAATCAACCAGAATAAaggttaattttattataaaaaaaattaacatttattgccACAAACCGTATGTCCTATATACTACATACTTAAGTTGaacttaagtttaaaaaataaaaattcaatgtaAGATAATGGGCTAAATATTTACAGCTAATCATATTATTAAACCTTTCTCCCCTGAAGTATATATATTTGGAGCTCTACagtgcaaatgaaaaaaattctaaaataagagACATCTTCACTAAATTTGTTGTATTATAGACATTATTAGTCTTGTTGAAACttgctcaaaataaaaaaattttaaagcactcAAAATTAATATGTTACtctgaaaaagtatatttaaTGCAGCTCCTTTAAGATAAATCATTACTATTTAAGCCGGGCCAGAGATAAAATTAGGTGATGACACACTTCTATTCAAAATAATTGGCTTTAAGGACTATATTGCAATATAAATAGTTTAAATGACCATCTAgcaactggagaattccataattTATTATAGGCTTCCTCAATGGTTCAAGCGGCAAAAACtatccctgcaatgcaggagacataagacactcaggttcaatccctgggttgggaagatcccctggaggaggaaatagcgcaaccaattccagtattcttgcctgaagaatcccatgaacagagttgCCTGCAAGGATATAGTccgtaaggttgcaaagagtgggacatggctgagcatgcacacacacataatttattataaataggTAAGATTAAATAAGAATCCATTTCCTTACTTTTCAACAGAAAAATACACACCCCATGGAAATACGTTACTACTACAGAAGAGGGTTCTACTGGAGTGTCTGACAGGGTCAGGGGACAGTGTACGTCAAAGTGCACTAGGAAATACACAGTGCTTATATCCACACAATGTACCATCACTGCTTCAACTACATGCCAGTAATTAGACTTTTTTGAGTAAACAGCAGtctaaataaaaatgggaaaaatacaaaCTTGGTCTTAGCTGAAACAATCTAAAAGGAACTAAAATTTCCattccatccttttttttttttttgtaataaaggATAGCAAAAGACAACAAGGATACCTATAAACATCAGGGCTATATTGCCACAATTAGCTTTAGATTTTTACGtcaaataaaagaaactaaattGTAATCCTGGTTAATGCACTTCTTTATGTGCAAAGAGTTGATGTGCAAACACAGCCccaaatttctcttttttcagtcCTCTGAATTCATGGCAGCTGATCCAAACTGTTGGTTTTTGGAACGTTCTTGATGTTTCTAAACTTCTCTTCCACCTTTTCATATCTCTACTGCTTCACCCTCTCACATCCCTTCCCTCAACACCTGTAATCCATAAACTCCACTGGAAGCCTGTATTCAAGGGATATATGTGACAGTGGTAGTCAGGAATAAAAAGGCAGTCTATCAAAATCTGGTGTTTGAGGGTAGAAACCACTCTCTCCAACTAATTTTGAACtactatattttctaaaatatacctTCATGGGtaaaaatcaatacaaaaatTTACCATTAAAACTCATACTCTAATCCAGTTTAGCATAAAAGTGATCATGTACAATTCAGAGAGAGAGGAACACTtaacagatcttttttttttcccccctaaatgGAAGTTCTCCATaaggatatttttatttacttgaaaaATGCAAAACGTAAGTAGAACAAGCCAGAAGAAAATGAGGGCAACTGACTCTCTGAAATCATAGAAATAGGAGTTCTTCTATAAAGGTCAAtaagtcattgattttttttttcagttatagctaaattcaacaaaatatttcttgaaaattcTTTTGCAACACAATTCACCAATATACATTTTTCATGACTTGGAAATATGGAAGCAAGTGCCCATTAATTTGGCAAACACCTATAAATATTGCATTACACAATTATCAGAATGTCCTCAGAAGGGTATATGCTATCAGGCACAAACCTATTTTGTGTATTTAATTTGCTCACATAAACAGTagtacaaaatgaaaactttttgcTCACTACAATTAGGTATGAtgttaaaagtaagaaaaaatatgttttaagaaaTATGCCCCAGGCTAATTTTAAGCCCAATGTAAATTAAGCGTTCCTAACAACTAGGCTATTTCAAATCACCTGCAGCCCAGAGTGGATTAAAACTTATATAATCAACCAAATAATACAGATATTCTTTTACAGTAGTCACTCATACTAAACACTTTTGATCCAACCGCTCCTTCACTAAAATCTCTAAAAGCCACCAATGTGATCTCTATACACATATGAATTTTACTGCTGTTACAATATACATTTAACCTATATATATGCAAGGTATGTTTCAGAATAAGTCTCTTATAGTTTGTAAAATTTATACACAGTCTATATAATAGTAAAAGTGGCCAGATTAACTAAAATATCTGTAACATCAATAGATAAAGGCAAAACAGCActgtaatataaattatttttatcaactATAAAAATATAACGGAATAGCCAAAGAAACATCACAAGAAGTAATTTCAATAAAATCTGACCACATGCTAATCACACATCTCTGTACTGTAGTGATTTCAAACTAAACTAACACACCTGAATACACAATGTGTTtatcttgtgtttttttcttttactaataaTAAAGCCATAACAATGCAcagggttttaaaaaatgaagacaaacagCCAAAAGCTAGCCTCCTTTAACATTCAGAAATCATTTTATGAGTGAATATCAGAAATATTAAGCTTAAAAAGACACTGATTGAAACACTCACTGCTAGAACAtttggaaggagagaaaaaaggtaTAAAGTATCcattaaaaaaggagagaaatgagtAAAAATATCTTCCTCAGGTCTCCTCTCTCTCTGAGAATACCATCAACACAATGttaataagaaaaatgttaagGGGACACAATTTGCTTCCTTCATCCTGTGTGTGTACAGGTCTTCATTCCCAGTATGTTAATAAGTGAGGCACAGATGCAAATAGTAATGAGATGTTAAAATCTACATAAATTTTCATAGCTTCATTAAATGCCAATCAACAGAGCCTTAAACTCCACCTATGACTTAGGTTACAAATTCATCTTGCATCATTCTTTCTCTTCAATAACCATACCCTTCAGAAAACGATCAACTTTTTTATACTAAAGTTTCAACGTAGCTCCAATAAAAGCTCTTAATTCCACCGAAACCATTTACTTCTATGCCTCCTTTCAGCAGTTGCACCATTAATACTCAAGTGAAACGACGTTGAAAATCGAATTATGCAGAAATGTGCCTTCATCAATGTTACAAGTTTATGCTAAATTTTTTgaatttcagtatttaaaaagtatatgaagGTAGAATGGCTACTGCATTTTACTTAAAGAATGTATCTGAGTATCAATAAGGTTCCTCTCATTTTACTATCAATTAACTTAAATCTTCAAATAGTCTACTATGGCCCATCGTGATATTCATAATTTTACAACAATGTAATAACTGGATGTTGTGCTACGCTGATACATCAGAAGGAATTGCCTTCCCTCacaaaagagagtgaaaagtgtttttaagtgttttaagaAAAAGCAATTTTAGGTGACATCTTAAAAAGTCAAATTACAATTTAtgctttaaaagaatttaaacagAATGCAAGTGAAATTATCAGTGGATTTAATATTTCTGTATCTCAAGTCAGAAAGGCATTACTTAACATAGTTGTGGTCTTAACATGTTGAATTATCTGCTGATTACTCAAGGTCATTGGTCATAAAATTTGGCTAGAACCATGTAACatatagagaagagaaagcaatGGATTTTAGTTATATCAGGGTTACTGTTTGAAAACAATAGGCTAATTCAATGATGGTAAAAATAAACACTGTTTCAATTTACTTGGAAGAAGCTTTGTTCTGGGTAATCACAGTTCCCAATGTTAAGATAATGCCACGAAGCACAAAATTTTCAAACCTTCTCAAACTATCCTGTAAAGATATTACATCTTTTCATACGACACAAACTACTGATTATAATTCCAAACCACACATCAGCCTACAATAATCATTTCACTAAATattaaagaatctgaaagagCCAGATCATCGTTTTGCCTACCATCATATGGTTGTTGAGGCTGACATACCTTAAATGTTATCAACGAGTAGAAAAAGTATTAAAGCTAGCTTTAATGATTTAAGAATAACTATATTAAGACTTATTCTCCAGATCCTAGATTTTATAGGGCTTAATGAAAGTTAACTGACTAGAAAATGGGAAGTTCTTGTTCCACGCCTTTTTTAcagtaaggaaaatgaaaacaataccaTGCTGAGTATCAGAACAAAAGCATTAATTATCACCAAGCGTTTCCtaagatatattatttttctttgtacaattaaatgttttataaatcaaTGTAGCAGTTTCCTACAAATACCTTAGTCAAACCAAATGTACTTactcttttaaaacaaataagcaaaatcatGAATTCCACTACCAAAAACTGagattgaaaaatttaaaacacagcaTGTCTTTTAAGACTGAAGCACAACAGGCTAATGTAGTAACATCTCAAATCTTCttactgaaaacattttaaaccttCAGTTCAGAATGACAGCAATAAAAAGTTGAAATGTTCTACGTAAAAGATAATTAAGTAACAGATTAGTAGGTAGTTTACATTAAAACACACAAGaaccaaggatttttttttccttttataagaaACGTGTAAGCCTTTTAAAAGGAATAGACCATAGCCTAAATATAAAGTTTTTCCCCAACGAGCAAAGCTTCCtacttaaagaggaaaaaaatgagtcaCCTCAGTATTAGGGTATATCACCTCAGTATTAGGGTATATCATTAatagaaaaagtattttaaaaagttttaaacaaaattttcaatGACTAGTTAGTGGGAAGTGACTACCATTAACACTTTAGAACTTGAAGTACTTACGTATAAAGAAATCATGGTGTCTACTATGCCCTCCTCCCGGCTCAAAAAGTCTCACTGATTAATCAGTCTTGTGTCTctacaattaatttttatattttccttcacaCCTAAAATGTGATACATATTTATCTGAATTGGCAATGGGCGTGCAGGACAGAGCATTTAACTCCTACCAACAGATTCACGTACATTTAGAACTTTTTCTTGGTAATTACATTTTTACAGACCTTTTTGAGTCAAACAGAAATGTCAGTATACTTATAAATGATAGAGAATAAAGAAGATAGGAACAAATTAAACATAGCTGAGACTGAAGCTTAACAATGCTGGCCATTCGTTATATATGTGAGAACTTGCAGGAACATTTGAAAGTCAACTCAGCACcaatttctttcttaaagaaacCAATCAGCAGACATAACTTATCTACGCTGGGTCAGGAACTCTATCCTACATCTAATACTCAGGTCAGGTAAACTGCTCACTGCATTGCTTTAGTAACCTCatgactcagtttcttcaacagGAAGGTTCACAGTTTGAAGAAGAGGGTTCATTGTTAGTACTTCTAATTTTCCCCAGGCTAACACTTCACAGATGTACAAATACAGCACAAGGTTTGATTATGTAAGTATTAAAGGTGTTTTTCATTGTAATGTAAGAGCATATTTTAGGACAACTTAAAATTATGCACAATAAATACGTTTCCACACATTATCCGCCTCTGAATTTACATCACTTTTACTAAAGTTATTTGTTAATGAGCAATATTATTTTAAGTTTTCACATAAAATTTTCAATCACTGCCCAATGGGATACCAAATACCACTATTTcggaaaaaacaaacacaaaacttgAAAGGGTTTTGTACAGATAAATCACATAGTTTGTCTACCAAGCCTACTTTCAAAAGACCACTTAAACTTTTTCACATGAAAAAGCACTTGAATTACAGTCGAATACattcaaataaatgtttaaatctaTCAATGGATCTTAAACATACCATTTTCAAGAAACAGAAAGCGTTAATCTTACCTTGAATAGCCGTTAGAAAAAACAGATCGACCAGAGAAGTTCAAAGTCCCCAAGGAAGTCAAGTTATCATCTCCAGACCCTTGGCATCTATTCCAATTTTCTGAACCGACAGGAATTGGTGGAATGACATTAAAAATAGGTTTCTGATCCTGCTGTTGAGAAAGGGATGCTGTATTCATGTCGTAGTGGTACATCTGGCCCCCAGAGGTACTCACACCGTGAACAGAAATGGCAGACATTTTATTACCAATTATATTGGCCCCAGAAAAGCTGGCCTGACAATAAACTGGGCCCAGTTTCTCCTGCTTAATTACCCCAGGGGTGCAGAGTTCGATAaaatcttctttttctgttttcacttgGGGCAGTGGCACACTGCTAGGACTTGGTAAGATCAAATCTCCATTATCTTTAATTTTAGGCTTAGTGTCCGGTAAAACAAGAGGCTTACAGTCCTCATTCGAGCTTCCTTCCAGAAGGAATGGATCATCCTCTCCTGCCAAAGGAGAAAGCAAACAGTTTTCATCTATCAAGAGGTCTGAGCTCCAAGGACTCTCACTTGTCTCTTTACTTGGGGACCCAGAAGAAAACTCCAAATCCTGGAGCTTTTTCCTCCAAATGTCAAAGGTGCTTTGGTCTGTGGTATACAACTTCATATTACCCCCGTTACTGCCCTTCTGGCCTTTCAAATTCTGCTGTTCTGAAGACACATCAGAGTGAGTTTTTGGAAACTCCTTCTCTGTGGGGGCAGCAGAAACAGCAGTGGATGCCGAATTCTTGGGGTTCTCTGGAACACTGGTTGACCTATTGAGGTTTGCGATGCTTTCTTCCAGAAGACGAAAGTCTGTTTCCCCAGAGGAAAGGCTGATTTGGCCCTGCTGTGGGAATCCCAGGTCATTTCCCATCacttttgtctctgtctctcccatgtacagtcccatggacagtgaaaCTGCCTTGGACAGATCTGGCTGCTGCGCATTGCTTCCTGAACCTTTTGGAAAATCAACCAGAAGTCTTTGCTGCTTGGAGTCTGACTGAGAAGCAGCAGCCAGTGAGGGGGAAGATGCAGAAACCTTCACAGTAGCTCCTCCCCTTAGGGTTTTATAGAAGTCCATCACATTTCCCCTCTCTCGACCAAGCACACTGCTGGGGATTTCTTCTCTACTGGGGGTGCTTAATGACTCCTTGGGGTCCATCAGTGAGTATCAGCTACAAAAAAAGAAGGGGACATAATAAGCTACAAAATCACATTATCTCTGTGATCCGATTAGTAAGAGCCTGTTAAATGAACCTTTTAGTTAACACCGGATCTAATTCCTTGTTATCAAGAATAGATAGATTCTGTCTTCCAGAATACAAAAGCAGAGGCTCCTGCTCCCATTCAGTGCACCACATTTAAAAGTACAATGCAGTCCATTTGCACAGCTCTGAACAAAATTGTATCAATCTAAGCCTGGGTATTCATCCTGCCACTCACAAACTGGTAACTTTGTTAATCAGACATTATAATTCTGATTATTCTAAAGTTCCAGCTGATGtcaaagtatttaattttaaaaaagtatgatCATTTCTTTTCAACTAATCAAGGTTATCGGCTTTTCTGAGAaccaataaacataaaatttgatAAACACTATGCTAGAATTCTCTGTTTCTAATTACTCCCCAATTCCCCTCCTACTGGCTGGTCACACATCCAAACCTTTTAGTCCAACCTACTGGTGAACcatgtattttatttgaaaaataaacaatgatGGTCTGCTCATTTTCCAACACAGTAGGAAAAGGCTCTTATTTTAACCCATATTTCCTACTGAATGTGCCTAATAGTGCCTGCCTTCAAATTTTGGACGTATGTAATGAAAGGCACTGTACACAGGCTAATcaaaatttagatttaaaaaagtAGAATAGAATGCATAGTAGCTTCACACTAAAATTTTAGCTTATTTAAATACTGTACAAGAACTATAGCTCTCTCAAACCCTTACAATAGAATCTATGAAACTACATGTTTTTAAACTGCTTAATACCTCAGTATGAAATACTATTATAATCTCGAAATTAAATGTTGTCCTTTCTGAATATCTAAGtattgaaaaaaacaaagaaaaacaaaaacaaaaaaacaccccaGACCGGTAAAATCACATTTATATAAATCCAAGTAAAATGCTCAGAACAATTTGCTCCGCATTCTAAAGCTTCACCTATCCTAATTCTGAGCCTTCTTTCAAGAGGGTTAGGTTGATAGGTTATTGACAATCAAGATGTTTTAAgaggcaggcagagtctttgatAAGCATTATTTGCGACATTATATTCAAATCCcgttcaaagaaagaaaacttttcctGTACGGAGACTTTAAGATGCTCAAACTTCACTGGTCCTCTCTAAAAGTGGAATGTGATGATGGTAGACAGTGGTAGGCACCCGCCTCTACAAATCTCAAGGGTAAACTGCTTTTCTCCCCGCCCCTCTGCTGTATTTATCTGATAACGATCTCTAAACATAAGGTATCAAATGGAGCCTAATGAATTTCCACGCCGCTTTGACAGCTGCCTTCAAACtcgaaaccaaaacaaaacttcaTAAAACGAAAAGATACCTCAAACGACTTTATCCCCCCGTTTAAGTTGCAAATAACCCTGTCACAGTAATCGGCGTTAACGAACCATGCCAAGGGGTCTTAAGCGGCATTACACGGCTGCAATCGTCAAGTCTGCAATCCCAAAACGTCAAACTAGCACTTGTCAAAAATTGCACCACAAAACTACAATGGTTAGGGAGGGTCTTTTTTCTAAAAG encodes:
- the NR3C1 gene encoding glucocorticoid receptor isoform X1 — its product is MDPKESLSTPSREEIPSSVLGRERGNVMDFYKTLRGGATVKVSASSPSLAAASQSDSKQQRLLVDFPKGSGSNAQQPDLSKAVSLSMGLYMGETETKVMGNDLGFPQQGQISLSSGETDFRLLEESIANLNRSTSVPENPKNSASTAVSAAPTEKEFPKTHSDVSSEQQNLKGQKGSNGGNMKLYTTDQSTFDIWRKKLQDLEFSSGSPSKETSESPWSSDLLIDENCLLSPLAGEDDPFLLEGSSNEDCKPLVLPDTKPKIKDNGDLILPSPSSVPLPQVKTEKEDFIELCTPGVIKQEKLGPVYCQASFSGANIIGNKMSAISVHGVSTSGGQMYHYDMNTASLSQQQDQKPIFNVIPPIPVGSENWNRCQGSGDDNLTSLGTLNFSGRSVFSNGYSSPGMRPDVSSPPSSSSAATGPPPKLCLVCSDEASGCHYGVLTCGSCKVFFKRAVEGRQHNYLCAGRNDCIIDKIRRKNCPACRYRKCLQAGMNLEARKTKKKIKGIQQATTGVSQETSENPANKTIVPATLPQLTPTLVSLLEVIEPEVLYAGYDSSIPDSTWRIMTALNMLGGRQVIAAVKWAKAIPGFRNLHLDDQMTLLQYSWMFLMAFALGWRSYRQSCANMLCFAPDLIINEQRMALPCMYDQCKHMLYVSSELNRLQVSYEEYLCMKTLLLLSSVPKEGLKSQELFDEIRMTYIKELGKAIVKREGNSSQNWQRFYQLTKLLDSMHDVVENLLNYCFQTFLDKTMSIEFPEMLAEIITNQIPKYSSGNIKKLLFHQK
- the NR3C1 gene encoding glucocorticoid receptor isoform X2, giving the protein MDPKESLSTPSREEIPSSVLGRERGNVMDFYKTLRGGATVKVSASSPSLAAASQSDSKQQRLLVDFPKGSGSNAQQPDLSKAVSLSMGLYMGETETKVMGNDLGFPQQGQISLSSGETDFRLLEESIANLNRSTSVPENPKNSASTAVSAAPTEKEFPKTHSDVSSEQQNLKGQKGSNGGNMKLYTTDQSTFDIWRKKLQDLEFSSGSPSKETSESPWSSDLLIDENCLLSPLAGEDDPFLLEGSSNEDCKPLVLPDTKPKIKDNGDLILPSPSSVPLPQVKTEKEDFIELCTPGVIKQEKLGPVYCQASFSGANIIGNKMSAISVHGVSTSGGQMYHYDMNTASLSQQQDQKPIFNVIPPIPVGSENWNRCQGSGDDNLTSLGTLNFSGRSVFSNGYSSPGMRPDVSSPPSSSSAATGPPPKLCLVCSDEASGCHYGVLTCGSCKVFFKRAVEGQHNYLCAGRNDCIIDKIRRKNCPACRYRKCLQAGMNLEARKTKKKIKGIQQATTGVSQETSENPANKTIVPATLPQLTPTLVSLLEVIEPEVLYAGYDSSIPDSTWRIMTALNMLGGRQVIAAVKWAKAIPGFRNLHLDDQMTLLQYSWMFLMAFALGWRSYRQSCANMLCFAPDLIINEQRMALPCMYDQCKHMLYVSSELNRLQVSYEEYLCMKTLLLLSSVPKEGLKSQELFDEIRMTYIKELGKAIVKREGNSSQNWQRFYQLTKLLDSMHDVVENLLNYCFQTFLDKTMSIEFPEMLAEIITNQIPKYSSGNIKKLLFHQK
- the NR3C1 gene encoding glucocorticoid receptor isoform X3, encoding MDPKESLSTPSREEIPSSVLGRERGNVMDFYKTLRGGATVKVSASSPSLAAASQSDSKQQRLLVDFPKGSGSNAQQPDLSKAVSLSMGLYMGETETKVMGNDLGFPQQGQISLSSGETDFRLLEESIANLNRSTSVPENPKNSASTAVSAAPTEKEFPKTHSDVSSEQQNLKGQKGSNGGNMKLYTTDQSTFDIWRKKLQDLEFSSGSPSKETSESPWSSDLLIDENCLLSPLAGEDDPFLLEGSSNEDCKPLVLPDTKPKIKDNGDLILPSPSSVPLPQVKTEKEDFIELCTPGVIKQEKLGPVYCQASFSGANIIGNKMSAISVHGVSTSGGQMYHYDMNTASLSQQQDQKPIFNVIPPIPVGSENWNRCQGSGDDNLTSLGTLNFSGRSVFSNGYSSPGMRPDVSSPPSSSSAATGPPPKLCLVCSDEASGCHYGVLTCGSCKVFFKRAVEGRQHNYLCAGRNDCIIDKIRRKNCPACRYRKCLQAGMNLEARKTKKKIKGIQQATTGVSQETSENPANKTIVPATLPQLTPTLVSLLEVIEPEVLYAGYDSSIPDSTWRIMTALNMLGGRQVIAAVKWAKAIPGFRNLHLDDQMTLLQYSWMFLMAFALGWRSYRQSCANMLCFAPDLIINDRDNEQMRTTRMKG